One segment of Gammaproteobacteria bacterium DNA contains the following:
- a CDS encoding response regulator transcription factor — MARKILVVEDEKDIAHLVELHLRDLGCEVTLAHDGRAGLDLALAQQFDLIVLDLMIPGLDGLEVCRSLRARPAYIPILMLTAKSTELDRVLGLEVGADDYLTKPFSIRELIARVKALFRRVDALAAQNAGDEQQVLHVGDLVIDVDRRKVTLRGKPVELTAKEFALLLQFARHPGKVYTRSQLLDQVWNYSHDGYEHTVNSHINRLRAKIEHDPTHPDYILTVWGVGYKFSEPGDVRGY, encoded by the coding sequence ATGGCGCGCAAAATACTGGTGGTGGAAGACGAAAAAGACATCGCGCATCTGGTGGAATTGCACCTGCGCGATCTCGGCTGCGAGGTGACGCTGGCGCATGACGGGCGTGCCGGGCTTGATCTCGCACTCGCGCAGCAGTTTGATCTCATCGTGCTTGATCTCATGATTCCGGGGCTGGACGGACTGGAGGTGTGTCGCAGCCTGCGTGCGCGCCCCGCCTATATCCCGATTCTCATGCTGACGGCAAAGTCTACGGAACTTGACCGGGTGCTGGGGCTGGAGGTGGGCGCGGATGATTATCTCACCAAGCCCTTCAGCATCCGCGAGCTTATCGCGCGGGTAAAGGCGCTGTTTCGTCGTGTGGATGCGCTGGCAGCCCAAAATGCCGGTGACGAGCAACAGGTGCTGCACGTGGGTGATCTCGTCATTGATGTAGACCGGCGCAAGGTCACGCTGCGCGGGAAACCAGTGGAGCTGACAGCGAAGGAGTTCGCCCTGCTGCTGCAATTTGCCCGGCACCCGGGCAAGGTGTACACGCGCTCGCAGTTGCTCGATCAGGTATGGAACTACAGCCACGACGGTTACGAACATACGGTGAATTCGCATATCAACCGATTGCGCGCAAAAATCGAACACGATCCCACGCACCCGGATTACATTCTTACCGTGTGGGGCGTCGGCTATAAATTTTCCGAGCCGGGCGACGTGCGCGGGTACTGA